Proteins from a single region of Carassius gibelio isolate Cgi1373 ecotype wild population from Czech Republic chromosome A5, carGib1.2-hapl.c, whole genome shotgun sequence:
- the LOC127992280 gene encoding zinc finger BED domain-containing protein 5-like: protein MEKFLVRTNKPTDAPPAAKKLRRYDEAYLQFGFTVTADLRPQCVVCAEVLANDSMKPCKLKRHLETKHAGIKNKPAEYFKRKLDGLHQQQATISVHSTVSKQCLEASYVVAKRIGKLGKPHTIAETLILPAAQDVCRIMIGDSAAAKLGAIPLSNDTVARRIVDMSNDIREQLIEFVKKSPYYALQLDESTDIAGQAQLLTYVRYLRDKAIEEDVLFCRPLQSHTTGEAIFNVLDIFIRENGLAWDRCVGLCTDGAQVMTGVSVA from the coding sequence ATGGAGAAATTTCTTGTGAGGACCAACAAGCCAACCGACGCACCACCAGCTGCAAAAAAGCTTCGAAGGTACGATGAAGCATACCTGCAGTTTGGGTTTACAGTCACGGCTGATCTGAGACCTCAGTGTGTCGTGTGTGCCGAGGTGCTGGCTAACGACAGTATGAAGCCCTGCAAATTAAAAAGGCACCTCGAAACAAAGCATGCTGGCATTAAAAATAAACCGGctgaatattttaaaagaaagctTGATGGCCTCCATCAGCAACAGGCAACCATTTCAGTGCACAGCACTGTGTCTAAACAGTGTTTGGAGGCATCGTATGTAGTGGCCAAAAGAATTGGTAAACTGGGTAAACCGCATACAATCGCCGAGACTCTCATTTTGCCGGCAGCGCAAGACGTGTGCAGAATAATGATAGGTGATAGTGCAGCAGCCAAACTTGGTGCAATACCCCTGTCCAATGACACAGTCGCTAGGAGAATTGTAGACATGTCCAATGATATCAGAGAGCAACTGATAGAGTTTGTAAAAAAGAGTCCTTACTACGCGCTGCAGCTGGACGAATCCACTGATATTGCTGGGCAGGCACAGCTCCTCACTTATGTCAGGTATCTGCGGGACAAGGCGATTGAGGAGGATGTCCTGTTTTGCCGGCCTCTTCAGTCACACACTACAGGAGAAGCCATTTTCAATGTCCTTGATATTTTTATCCGTGAAAATGGTTTGGCTTGGGACCGATGCGTTGGCCTATGCACGGATGGTGCGCAGGTAATGACGGGCGTGAGCGTGGCCTAG